One stretch of Flavobacterium sp. 9 DNA includes these proteins:
- a CDS encoding DUF6095 family protein, translating into MATNKELLGKGIKYLSGSLPLLFIGPSLIYNAFMNQHTNWHYLVLGIGIVACLSAMFLIFYGLKIIMKGIFND; encoded by the coding sequence ATGGCAACAAATAAAGAATTGTTAGGAAAAGGAATTAAATATTTATCAGGTTCATTGCCATTATTATTTATTGGGCCTTCGTTAATTTATAATGCTTTTATGAATCAACATACAAACTGGCATTATTTGGTTTTAGGAATCGGAATTGTGGCTTGTTTAAGTGCTATGTTTTTAATTTTCTACGGATTGAAAATTATTATGAAAGGTATATTTAATGA
- the murQ gene encoding N-acetylmuramic acid 6-phosphate etherase — MTFTKTTEQASKYEHLEKMSVQELLININEEDKTVPNAVQKAIPQIEILVAQVVDKLKIGGRLFYIGAGTSGRLGVVDASECPPTFGVPFDLVNGIIAGGDTAIRRAVENAEDNATQAWIDLQANNIGPNDVVIGIAASGTTPYVIGGLETCNKNNIVTGCITNNAGSPLALTAKFPVEVVVGPEFITGSSRMKAGTAQKLVLNMISTAAMIQLGKVKGNKMVDMQLSNIKLVDRGVKMIMGEIPVSYEEASELLKKYGSVRNAVDNYNK, encoded by the coding sequence ATGACCTTTACAAAGACCACAGAACAAGCTTCAAAATACGAACATTTAGAAAAAATGTCAGTTCAAGAATTGCTTATTAATATCAACGAGGAAGACAAAACTGTTCCTAACGCTGTCCAAAAAGCGATACCACAAATTGAAATTTTAGTAGCTCAGGTTGTTGATAAATTAAAAATAGGCGGACGATTATTTTATATCGGCGCAGGAACATCAGGACGTTTAGGCGTTGTTGATGCATCTGAATGTCCTCCTACTTTTGGAGTTCCTTTTGACCTGGTAAACGGAATTATTGCCGGTGGTGACACTGCAATTCGCCGTGCTGTAGAAAATGCCGAAGACAATGCAACGCAAGCCTGGATTGATTTGCAAGCCAATAATATTGGTCCAAATGATGTCGTAATTGGTATTGCAGCTTCCGGAACTACGCCTTATGTTATTGGTGGCTTAGAAACCTGTAATAAAAATAATATTGTTACGGGATGCATTACTAACAATGCGGGAAGTCCTTTGGCACTTACAGCAAAATTTCCTGTTGAAGTCGTTGTTGGTCCTGAATTCATTACCGGAAGTTCCAGAATGAAAGCAGGAACGGCTCAGAAATTAGTACTGAATATGATCTCAACTGCAGCAATGATTCAGCTTGGGAAAGTAAAAGGTAATAAGATGGTTGATATGCAATTAAGCAATATCAAGTTGGTTGATAGAGGTGTAAAAATGATTATGGGAGAAATTCCGGTTTCATATGAAGAAGCTTCTGAATTATTAAAAAAATACGGCAGCGTGAGAAATGCTGTTGATAATTATAACAAGTAA
- a CDS encoding AraC family transcriptional regulator, whose amino-acid sequence MDRLVFMDSIARIAVFVSLLLALFLLTVKTENKLANRLFASFIILSAIDFSGLLDYTFPQQFVDLEILRSTTCLLEMPLIYLYVLAACYSDFRLKGKHLIYTLPFIVMNLVFMPRFYLESGIAKELFIANYNKMSEVLFFQILIEFQYWFYIVTIFIILKKYRRIYLDNYTNPSTSTYNWLFQMNCVFAVMHSITAIKNLMRYTTSRDAFLWGNVLMVIMALCVICWFVMKALNHPELFRGINSNLQLTKDFLPKENKEIIEVENNQDEAVSNQISALKNYIQRKNLISIRLLLFRNWRINLMFLFVIYPF is encoded by the coding sequence ATGGATAGATTAGTTTTTATGGATAGCATTGCTCGCATTGCTGTTTTTGTTTCGCTGCTTTTGGCACTTTTTTTACTGACAGTAAAAACGGAGAATAAATTGGCAAACCGATTATTTGCTAGCTTTATTATTCTATCGGCGATTGATTTCAGCGGGCTTTTAGACTACACATTTCCTCAGCAATTTGTGGATTTAGAGATTTTGAGATCTACAACTTGTTTGCTCGAAATGCCTTTGATTTATCTTTATGTTTTGGCAGCTTGTTATTCAGATTTTCGATTAAAAGGGAAACATTTAATCTATACACTTCCTTTTATTGTAATGAATTTAGTTTTCATGCCCAGATTCTATTTAGAATCCGGAATTGCAAAAGAGTTGTTTATAGCAAATTATAATAAAATGTCTGAAGTGCTTTTTTTTCAGATTTTAATTGAGTTTCAATATTGGTTTTATATTGTGACTATATTTATAATTTTAAAAAAATACAGAAGAATTTATCTCGATAATTATACCAATCCAAGTACTTCTACCTATAATTGGCTTTTTCAGATGAATTGTGTTTTTGCTGTAATGCATTCTATTACGGCAATTAAAAATCTAATGCGTTATACAACTTCAAGAGATGCTTTTCTTTGGGGAAATGTTCTTATGGTAATAATGGCTTTGTGTGTAATATGCTGGTTTGTAATGAAAGCGCTAAATCATCCGGAACTTTTTAGAGGAATCAATTCGAATTTGCAATTGACAAAAGACTTTTTGCCTAAAGAAAATAAGGAGATTATTGAAGTAGAAAATAATCAGGATGAAGCTGTTTCTAATCAAATTTCAGCATTGAAAAATTATATACAGAGAAAGAACCTTATCTCGATCCGTCTCTTACTATTCAGGAATTGGCGAATCAATTTAATGTTCCTGTTCGTGATTTATCCGTTTTGA
- a CDS encoding AraC family transcriptional regulator, with the protein MNQHFFDFVNEYRIQKAMSILKNPVKNNLTVLEILYEVGFNSKSSFNTSFKKHTNLTPTAYRNAS; encoded by the coding sequence ATGAATCAGCATTTTTTTGATTTTGTAAATGAATATCGCATTCAAAAAGCAATGAGTATTTTAAAGAATCCTGTAAAAAATAATCTGACCGTTTTAGAAATCTTATACGAAGTAGGTTTTAATTCTAAATCATCGTTCAATACTTCCTTCAAAAAACATACAAATCTCACGCCTACAGCTTATAGAAACGCTTCATAA
- a CDS encoding AraC family transcriptional regulator yields MDIDSFLSVMGWMSVFVSLLLAFFLITVKTQNKLANRLFALYLLFFAIDNTGIFISESFVKAHFNLEFFRWTTCAFTLPVFYLYIVSVCFTDFRLKPKHLVHAIPFIIINAVFVFRLYFLSDVDKMQFYEHRSQMPEFYSFQLVLALQIVFYSIATFSVLKRYREIYQENYANPKTSIFKWLFQISVVFFTLYYLSIAKNVLRFTPFESLWIWANVFMQFWALIVTCWFVLKALNHPELFRGIDSKLELARDILPKVNVIEINDSKNEIISAQISALKQYMIEKEPFLDPSLTIQELSNQIEIPVRDLSVLINHHINQHFFDFVNEYRIQKAMSILKNPLKSDLTVLEILYEVGFNSKSSFNTSFKKYTNLTPTAYRNAS; encoded by the coding sequence ATGGATATAGATAGCTTTTTGAGTGTTATGGGCTGGATGTCAGTTTTTGTATCACTATTACTGGCATTCTTTTTAATCACTGTGAAAACACAAAATAAACTGGCAAACAGACTATTTGCTTTATACTTATTGTTTTTTGCAATTGACAATACCGGAATTTTTATAAGCGAGAGTTTCGTTAAAGCACATTTTAATTTGGAATTTTTCAGATGGACGACTTGTGCTTTCACACTTCCTGTTTTCTACCTTTATATAGTATCGGTTTGTTTTACTGATTTTCGATTAAAACCGAAGCATTTAGTTCATGCAATTCCATTTATAATCATAAATGCCGTTTTTGTATTCAGACTTTATTTTTTAAGTGATGTAGATAAAATGCAATTTTATGAGCATCGCAGTCAAATGCCTGAATTTTACAGTTTCCAGTTGGTTTTGGCTTTGCAAATTGTATTCTATAGTATTGCAACATTTTCAGTTTTAAAAAGATACAGAGAAATATATCAGGAAAATTATGCGAATCCTAAAACTTCGATTTTTAAATGGTTGTTTCAAATATCGGTGGTTTTCTTTACTTTATATTATTTGTCAATTGCTAAGAATGTTTTAAGATTTACTCCTTTTGAATCGCTGTGGATTTGGGCAAATGTTTTCATGCAATTTTGGGCGTTAATCGTAACGTGTTGGTTTGTATTGAAAGCGTTGAATCATCCCGAACTTTTTAGAGGAATTGATTCTAAATTGGAATTAGCAAGAGATATTCTTCCGAAAGTAAATGTTATCGAAATAAACGATTCTAAAAACGAGATAATTTCGGCGCAAATTTCGGCACTAAAACAATATATGATCGAAAAAGAACCTTTTCTGGATCCATCGCTTACAATTCAGGAACTGTCAAATCAAATTGAAATTCCGGTTCGTGATTTGTCGGTTTTGATTAATCATCATATAAATCAGCATTTTTTTGATTTTGTAAATGAATATCGCATTCAAAAAGCAATGAGTATTTTGAAAAATCCGCTAAAAAGTGACTTGACAGTTTTAGAAATTCTGTATGAAGTTGGTTTTAATTCAAAATCATCATTTAATACTTCGTTTAAAAAATATACAAATTTAACGCCAACGGCTTACCGAAACGCTTCATAA
- a CDS encoding outer membrane beta-barrel family protein, with amino-acid sequence MKKVNLFIFLLLPLFCLAQTTFKLNGKVADEKAPVAWADVVILNQEGKIITGTTTKEDGSFELMLSKGFCKVKISPIGYSEFEKDIMIEKDINLGLITLKENVTNLGEVVIQAKRNMIEQKTDRLVYNLENNVTNVGGDALSAINTAPGVAVQNDVINILGKGASRVMIDGRMIELTGEELNNYLKSISASDIKNIEIISNPSSKYEAEGTGGLINIIMKKGVRDSWKNTTTASYDQNKYGIYNLRNNFFYNKNKFRFSASINGKSGYSNLKETLDMYFAEGPTKMDVTTKYNQENLSGKVALDYDLSEKTSIGFQILRDRSNPNFDSDIRINNYNAQNQLESYIINKSFLDRKVGNETYNLHLITKLDSLNRKLSFDVDYFNYDSKFDRNFLANNYDADGTFVDVNQSARNFSNQNIDNLSFKADMDHPLEALNLSYGAKASFTTSKSDVLFFNTITGTPVLDPNQTNKFKYTENNQAVYISGNKKINEKWDFQLGLRLENTQTNGFSETLNQETVNNYFKLFPTFYASYKRNEDNNFSLNYGKRIRRPGFSLLNPFRVYISSNSYSEGNPFLKPSFSDNFEFVHSYKKILRTSLFLNSITDGYGVIFTANPETLTQVVSRDNYFKGINYGIGETYSVSFADWWESENSIYFLGSNIKFIKDINATPANGLEVDFSTNNTFSLGKTSKLQVDFTYTSPYKSGLYETGYVSSLNIGYKQDLLNKSLQIAFLLNDIFNTSYLKNDVSIVNGVKQVYSQNESNRFARVSVVYNFGNKKINVSQRTSGNEEEKNRAR; translated from the coding sequence ATGAAAAAAGTTAACCTCTTTATTTTTTTACTATTGCCTCTTTTTTGTTTAGCGCAAACAACCTTTAAGTTAAATGGAAAAGTTGCCGATGAAAAAGCTCCAGTTGCCTGGGCAGATGTTGTAATCTTAAATCAAGAAGGAAAAATTATAACTGGAACTACAACAAAAGAAGACGGAAGTTTTGAATTGATGCTAAGCAAAGGATTCTGTAAAGTAAAAATAAGCCCGATTGGATATTCTGAATTTGAGAAAGATATTATGATAGAAAAAGACATCAATTTAGGTTTGATTACTTTAAAAGAAAATGTGACGAATTTGGGCGAAGTTGTTATTCAAGCTAAAAGAAATATGATTGAGCAAAAAACAGATCGTTTGGTTTATAATCTTGAAAATAATGTAACAAATGTTGGAGGCGATGCTTTGAGTGCCATAAATACGGCGCCGGGCGTTGCGGTACAAAATGATGTTATTAATATTTTAGGAAAAGGTGCTTCACGTGTAATGATCGACGGAAGAATGATCGAATTAACGGGTGAAGAACTGAATAATTATCTGAAATCTATTTCGGCAAGTGATATTAAAAATATCGAGATTATAAGTAATCCTTCGTCGAAATATGAAGCGGAAGGAACGGGCGGATTAATCAATATTATTATGAAAAAAGGAGTTAGAGATTCCTGGAAAAATACGACTACAGCTTCATACGATCAAAATAAATACGGGATTTATAATTTGAGAAATAATTTCTTTTACAATAAAAACAAGTTCCGATTTTCGGCAAGTATTAACGGAAAATCGGGTTATAGTAATCTAAAGGAAACGTTGGATATGTATTTTGCCGAAGGACCTACGAAAATGGATGTAACGACAAAATATAATCAAGAAAACCTATCTGGAAAAGTGGCTTTGGATTACGATCTTTCGGAAAAAACAAGTATTGGTTTTCAAATTTTAAGAGACAGAAGCAATCCGAATTTTGATTCAGATATTAGAATCAATAATTATAATGCTCAAAATCAATTAGAAAGTTATATCATCAATAAAAGCTTTTTGGATCGAAAAGTGGGGAATGAGACTTATAATTTGCATTTGATTACTAAACTTGATTCTCTTAATCGTAAATTATCTTTTGATGTTGATTACTTTAATTATGATTCAAAATTTGACAGAAACTTTCTTGCGAACAATTATGATGCTGATGGAACTTTTGTTGATGTAAATCAATCGGCGCGAAATTTTTCTAATCAGAATATTGATAATTTGAGTTTCAAGGCAGATATGGATCATCCGCTTGAAGCGTTGAACTTATCTTATGGCGCAAAAGCGAGTTTTACAACCAGTAAAAGTGATGTTCTTTTCTTTAATACAATTACAGGAACTCCGGTTTTAGATCCTAACCAAACGAATAAATTTAAATACACCGAAAATAATCAGGCGGTTTATATTAGCGGAAATAAAAAAATCAATGAAAAATGGGATTTTCAATTGGGATTGCGATTAGAAAATACACAAACGAATGGTTTTTCGGAAACTTTAAATCAGGAAACGGTAAACAATTATTTTAAATTATTTCCAACGTTTTATGCTTCTTATAAGAGAAATGAAGATAATAATTTTAGCTTAAACTATGGAAAAAGAATCCGCAGACCTGGTTTTTCTTTATTGAATCCGTTTAGAGTTTATATAAGCAGTAATAGTTATTCTGAAGGAAATCCGTTTTTGAAACCTTCTTTTAGTGACAATTTTGAGTTTGTACATTCTTATAAAAAAATATTGAGAACGAGTCTTTTCTTAAATTCGATTACGGATGGTTATGGCGTAATATTTACTGCAAATCCGGAAACGCTTACACAAGTTGTGTCAAGAGATAATTATTTTAAAGGTATTAATTATGGAATTGGAGAAACGTATTCAGTAAGTTTTGCAGATTGGTGGGAAAGCGAGAATTCTATTTATTTTTTAGGATCTAATATTAAGTTTATAAAAGATATTAATGCAACTCCGGCAAATGGTCTTGAAGTAGATTTTTCAACAAACAATACATTTTCATTAGGAAAAACGTCAAAATTGCAAGTAGATTTTACTTATACTTCTCCTTATAAAAGTGGTTTGTATGAAACGGGATATGTGTCGAGTTTGAATATTGGTTATAAACAAGATTTGCTAAATAAATCATTACAAATTGCTTTTCTATTAAATGATATTTTTAATACATCTTATTTAAAAAATGATGTTTCGATTGTAAATGGTGTGAAGCAGGTTTATAGCCAAAATGAAAGTAACCGATTTGCGCGCGTATCTGTAGTTTATAATTTTGGAAACAAAAAAATCAATGTTAGCCAACGTACTTCTGGAAATGAAGAAGAGAAAAATAGAGCTAGATAA
- a CDS encoding ZIP family metal transporter produces the protein MSYLLPLISVLLGYIVALFLKPKNKTNLKLLLAFSGSFLLSLTVMHLLPEVYESHNHNIGLFIMVGILFQIILEFFSKGAEHGHVHGHAQMSQIPWLLFISLCIHAFLEGFPVSHHHDLAVGIAIHHLPIAVILTTFFINANLDKKAIFIFMLTFAIMTPLGTIASEYLPFLNEYYTQITAIVIGILFHISSTIIFESSEGHKFNIAKVSMIVLGILLAFLL, from the coding sequence ATGAGTTATTTATTACCCTTAATTTCTGTACTTTTAGGATATATTGTGGCTTTGTTTTTAAAACCTAAAAACAAAACCAATCTAAAATTATTATTAGCATTTAGCGGTTCATTTTTACTATCGTTAACCGTAATGCATTTATTGCCGGAAGTTTACGAATCACACAATCACAATATTGGCTTATTTATTATGGTCGGAATTTTGTTCCAGATCATATTAGAATTTTTCTCAAAAGGAGCCGAACATGGACACGTTCACGGACATGCGCAAATGTCTCAAATTCCATGGTTGCTTTTTATCAGCTTGTGTATTCACGCCTTTTTAGAAGGTTTTCCCGTTAGTCATCACCACGATTTAGCAGTAGGAATTGCGATTCATCACTTGCCAATCGCCGTGATTCTAACCACTTTTTTCATAAATGCAAATCTGGATAAAAAAGCCATTTTTATTTTCATGCTTACATTTGCAATCATGACGCCTTTAGGTACAATTGCTTCCGAATATTTACCTTTTCTAAACGAATATTATACCCAAATAACGGCGATCGTAATTGGAATTTTATTCCATATTTCATCAACAATTATTTTCGAAAGCAGCGAAGGACATAAATTCAATATTGCCAAAGTTTCAATGATAGTTCTTGGAATTTTATTGGCATTCTTATTATAA
- a CDS encoding bifunctional 2-polyprenyl-6-hydroxyphenol methylase/3-demethylubiquinol 3-O-methyltransferase UbiG — protein sequence MSEAPNSSTPNQERNTQNWFTSWFDTPYYHILYKDRNYREAQIFMDNLTHYLNLPEKAKVLDLACGKGRHSIYLNQLGFNVLGADLSENSIAEASKNSNETLHFKVHDMREPFEEKFDAIFNLFTSFGYFESDDDNLTTLKAIKESLSEYGFAVIDFMNVNQVIETLVPEEVKTVEGIDFKIKRYVEDGHIFKEIDFEDQGQTYHFTEKVKALTLKDFEELMAEAGIFLLDIFGDYKLKKFHKLESERLIMIFK from the coding sequence ATGTCTGAAGCACCAAACTCATCAACACCAAATCAGGAGCGTAACACTCAAAACTGGTTCACATCATGGTTTGATACTCCGTATTATCACATTCTTTATAAAGACCGAAATTACAGAGAAGCGCAGATTTTTATGGATAATCTTACGCATTATCTAAACCTTCCCGAAAAAGCAAAAGTACTTGACTTAGCTTGCGGAAAAGGGCGTCATTCGATTTACTTAAACCAATTAGGTTTTAACGTTTTAGGCGCTGATTTGTCTGAAAACAGTATCGCCGAAGCCAGTAAAAACAGTAACGAAACCCTGCATTTTAAAGTGCACGATATGCGCGAGCCATTCGAAGAAAAATTTGATGCTATTTTTAATTTGTTTACCAGTTTCGGATATTTCGAAAGTGACGATGACAACTTAACAACCTTAAAAGCAATCAAAGAAAGCTTGTCTGAATATGGTTTTGCCGTAATTGATTTCATGAATGTAAATCAGGTAATCGAAACTTTAGTGCCTGAAGAAGTAAAAACCGTAGAAGGAATCGATTTTAAAATTAAAAGATATGTTGAAGATGGGCATATTTTTAAAGAAATAGACTTTGAAGATCAAGGCCAAACTTATCATTTTACCGAAAAAGTAAAAGCCCTGACATTAAAAGACTTTGAAGAATTAATGGCCGAAGCCGGTATTTTTCTGCTCGATATTTTTGGAGACTACAAACTAAAAAAGTTTCACAAATTAGAAAGCGAACGATTAATCATGATTTTTAAGTAA
- a CDS encoding class I SAM-dependent RNA methyltransferase, producing MEENFRMIAKCFFGFEEILEKELRDLGAQDVEKGVRMVSFKGDKGFMYKANLSLRTALKVLKPIYSFRANNEQALYKGISGVNWSKLLNANQTFVIHATVHSTYFNHSEFVSQKCKDAIVDQFRERTGQRPSIDKAFPDLRINIHIDKDQVSVALDTSGNSLHQRGYRTATNIAPINEVLAAGILLLSGWEGQSHFLDPMCGSGTFLAEAAMIACNIPANINRKEFAFEKWKDWDNDLFDQIVNSLMKKTKEFHYTIKGFDKAPSAVNKAKDNIRNANLEDYVTISENNFFDTEKEVEGKLHMVFNPPYDERLDIHMEEFYKNIGDTLKKSYPGTNAWFITANLEALKFVGLKPSRKIKLFNASLEARLVKYEMYEGSKRTKFQISE from the coding sequence ATGGAAGAAAATTTTAGAATGATTGCCAAATGTTTTTTTGGTTTTGAAGAAATATTAGAGAAGGAATTAAGAGATCTTGGCGCTCAGGATGTCGAAAAAGGAGTGAGAATGGTGAGCTTTAAAGGTGATAAAGGCTTTATGTACAAAGCCAATTTGTCTTTGCGTACCGCTCTTAAAGTTTTAAAACCTATTTACTCGTTCAGAGCTAATAATGAACAAGCATTATACAAAGGAATTTCCGGCGTTAACTGGTCTAAATTATTAAACGCAAACCAGACTTTTGTAATTCATGCGACGGTACATTCGACTTATTTTAATCACTCAGAATTTGTTTCTCAAAAATGTAAAGATGCGATTGTAGATCAATTTAGAGAAAGAACTGGACAACGTCCAAGTATTGATAAAGCGTTTCCGGATTTGCGAATCAACATTCATATTGACAAAGATCAGGTTTCGGTTGCATTAGATACTTCAGGAAATTCATTGCACCAACGTGGTTACAGAACTGCAACGAATATTGCGCCAATTAACGAAGTTTTGGCTGCAGGAATCTTATTATTATCGGGTTGGGAAGGACAAAGTCACTTTTTGGATCCAATGTGTGGTTCGGGAACTTTCCTTGCAGAAGCTGCGATGATTGCTTGTAATATTCCGGCAAATATCAACAGAAAAGAATTTGCATTCGAAAAATGGAAAGATTGGGATAATGATTTATTCGATCAGATTGTAAACAGTTTGATGAAAAAAACAAAGGAATTCCACTATACTATAAAAGGTTTTGATAAAGCGCCAAGTGCTGTAAATAAAGCCAAAGACAATATCAGAAATGCCAATTTGGAGGATTATGTTACGATTTCTGAAAACAACTTTTTCGACACTGAAAAAGAAGTAGAAGGAAAGTTACATATGGTTTTTAATCCGCCTTATGATGAGCGTTTGGATATTCATATGGAAGAATTCTACAAAAATATTGGCGATACTTTAAAGAAAAGTTACCCGGGAACAAACGCTTGGTTTATTACCGCAAATCTTGAAGCCTTGAAATTTGTGGGACTAAAACCATCAAGAAAAATCAAACTTTTTAACGCAAGCCTTGAAGCACGTTTGGTAAAATACGAAATGTACGAAGGTAGTAAGAGAACGAAATTTCAGATCTCAGAATAG
- a CDS encoding aspartate/glutamate racemase family protein, whose amino-acid sequence MGGLNFSECLIYSFNYADIKKNNDANDWDRTFEMLFKGCQFLKSGGAEAIVLCANTMHLIADKLEAAIDLPVIHIATETAIEIEKQKLKKVALLGTKFTMELDFFKNKLINKGIEAIIPENSDDRDFVHTAIFEELGKGIVTDETKKRILKISNELIENGAEGIILGCTELPLVIKPEDVSVPIFDTTLIHSNAAIAFQLS is encoded by the coding sequence ATGGGAGGACTTAACTTCTCAGAATGTTTGATTTATTCATTCAATTATGCCGATATCAAGAAGAATAATGATGCCAATGATTGGGATCGTACTTTTGAAATGCTTTTTAAAGGTTGCCAATTCTTAAAATCGGGTGGAGCGGAAGCAATTGTTTTATGCGCCAATACAATGCATCTTATTGCTGATAAATTGGAAGCTGCAATTGATTTACCCGTTATTCATATTGCAACAGAAACTGCTATTGAAATCGAGAAGCAAAAACTTAAAAAAGTAGCGTTATTGGGAACTAAGTTTACAATGGAACTTGATTTTTTTAAAAACAAACTAATCAATAAAGGCATTGAAGCAATTATTCCGGAAAATAGTGACGATAGAGATTTTGTACACACTGCAATCTTCGAAGAATTAGGAAAAGGTATTGTTACTGATGAAACTAAAAAACGTATTCTTAAGATTTCAAATGAATTGATAGAAAATGGAGCAGAAGGAATTATTCTGGGTTGTACAGAACTTCCTTTGGTTATAAAACCTGAAGACGTTTCAGTTCCAATTTTTGATACTACTTTAATACATTCAAATGCTGCAATAGCTTTTCAATTGTCTTAA
- a CDS encoding DUF6048 family protein — protein sequence MRHTLKYTFSFCLLLSMFLVQAQETPATATKEIVQEKPKLKPKTEPAKPVKPAIQETKTDSIPKTDRYGLRVGVDLYKLTRGFYDKDYKGVEFVGDFRLTKKYYLAAELGFEDKTTDDDRLNSTATGTYIKGGFDYNTYQNWLDMENLITIGLRGGFSSFSQQLNSYKIYNPNPYWGQQPSIVSGEKFNGLTAGWLEVALGIKAKVFNNVFVGFGVQLKLLVMNNKPSGFDNLYIPGFNRTYDGSFGVGFNYTVSYFIPLYKKKVIVPETVKEIPKKK from the coding sequence ATGAGACACACATTAAAATATACTTTTAGTTTTTGCCTTTTGCTTTCAATGTTTTTGGTTCAGGCCCAAGAAACGCCTGCTACAGCAACCAAAGAAATTGTTCAGGAAAAGCCAAAACTAAAACCAAAAACAGAACCTGCAAAACCAGTAAAACCGGCAATTCAGGAAACTAAAACCGATAGTATTCCAAAAACAGATCGTTATGGTTTGCGCGTAGGTGTTGATTTATATAAATTGACCCGCGGTTTTTATGACAAAGATTATAAAGGTGTTGAATTTGTGGGAGATTTTCGCTTGACGAAAAAATACTATTTAGCGGCTGAACTTGGTTTTGAAGATAAAACCACTGATGACGACAGATTAAACTCAACAGCAACGGGAACTTATATAAAAGGAGGTTTTGACTACAATACGTATCAAAACTGGCTTGACATGGAAAACCTGATTACAATAGGTTTACGTGGAGGATTTAGTAGTTTTAGTCAACAATTAAATAGTTACAAAATCTACAATCCAAATCCGTATTGGGGACAACAACCCTCAATTGTTTCTGGTGAAAAATTTAATGGTTTAACAGCTGGATGGCTGGAAGTGGCATTAGGAATAAAAGCAAAAGTGTTTAACAATGTATTTGTTGGTTTTGGAGTTCAACTAAAACTTTTAGTTATGAACAATAAACCAAGTGGTTTTGACAATCTTTATATTCCTGGTTTCAACAGAACTTATGACGGAAGTTTTGGAGTAGGATTCAACTATACTGTTTCTTATTTTATTCCTTTATACAAGAAAAAAGTAATTGTACCAGAAACTGTAAAAGAAATTCCTAAAAAGAAATAA